Proteins encoded in a region of the Salipiger sp. CCB-MM3 genome:
- a CDS encoding ImuA family protein, with protein sequence MFLNIPHTDSAATGPIMRPLPASAPLAEADPLALCPARVHEAEGRARRGFALFQASRHAGPLIWITPQHAPQLPLLRGLPEGIGARLHLVRTHSEADLLWAAEEALRCTAVGLVVAEPGEVLSLKAGRRLQLAAEAGQTTGLMLIQSGQGSNAAETRWACEQLPAPAADSTLHGWELIKNKKGTLRLWTVDWHGETAAFHLVSAAGQRHQPAQTAR encoded by the coding sequence ATGTTCCTGAACATCCCGCACACCGACTCTGCTGCCACAGGTCCAATCATGCGCCCCTTGCCCGCCAGCGCGCCTCTTGCCGAGGCCGATCCGCTCGCCCTTTGCCCCGCCCGGGTGCATGAGGCCGAAGGGCGTGCGCGGCGCGGCTTTGCGCTGTTTCAGGCCAGCCGCCACGCCGGGCCGCTGATCTGGATCACCCCGCAGCACGCGCCGCAACTGCCGCTGCTGCGCGGCCTGCCCGAAGGCATTGGCGCGCGGCTGCATCTGGTGCGCACCCACAGCGAGGCCGATCTGCTCTGGGCCGCCGAAGAGGCGCTGCGCTGCACCGCCGTGGGGCTGGTGGTGGCCGAGCCCGGGGAGGTGCTGTCGCTCAAGGCCGGGCGCCGCCTGCAACTGGCCGCCGAGGCCGGGCAGACCACCGGGCTGATGCTGATCCAGAGCGGTCAGGGCAGCAATGCCGCCGAGACACGCTGGGCCTGCGAACAATTGCCCGCGCCAGCAGCGGACTCGACTCTGCACGGCTGGGAACTTATAAAGAACAAAAAGGGAACATTAAGACTCTGGACCGTAGACTGGCATGGCGAAACGGCTGCTTTCCATCTGGTTTCCGCGGCTGGCCAGCGACATCAGCCTGCGCAGACGGCCCGTTGA
- the lysM gene encoding peptidoglycan-binding protein LysM: MGLFSFLKGKGKKLEAEAAPETPPAEAALAKELDDLGLDTSGTSIKVEPGSAKVTITGQPKDQETREKMILAVGNIEGVAEVEDEAEGPAPNFHTVESGDSLWKIAEKTLGDGARYAEIFEANKPMLSDPDEIYPGQVLRIPAS, encoded by the coding sequence ATGGGACTTTTCAGTTTTCTCAAAGGCAAGGGTAAGAAGCTCGAGGCCGAGGCCGCCCCCGAGACCCCACCCGCCGAGGCGGCGCTGGCCAAGGAACTCGACGATCTCGGCCTCGACACCAGCGGCACCTCGATCAAGGTCGAGCCGGGATCCGCGAAGGTGACGATCACCGGCCAGCCGAAGGATCAGGAAACCCGCGAGAAGATGATCCTCGCGGTGGGCAATATCGAGGGCGTGGCCGAGGTAGAGGATGAGGCCGAGGGCCCAGCGCCCAACTTCCACACGGTCGAGAGCGGCGACAGCCTTTGGAAGATCGCCGAGAAGACGCTGGGTGACGGCGCGCGCTATGCCGAGATCTTCGAGGCCAACAAGCCGATGCTCTCGGACCCCGACGAGATCTATCCCGGACAGGTGCTGCGTATCCCCGCCAGCTGA
- a CDS encoding PAS domain-containing protein has translation MILADSSLEASALSTAMGYLAQRCTVCAKILDSDGKVLAINKRGLELLNVDAETICGQVWTTFWDGAERDKAEATVRSAFDGKPASFIGAFSGPTTGESIWEVEIVPLDWQDGKVSRVLALSSLMVGQAPGGNRSEQTFEDRGMLTSLSELFHTLSNLTAVTTSAANILRRGVDPERAETLADALTDAGEKAAAAVDSMRAQIGSDKKNEGKAA, from the coding sequence ATGATTCTCGCCGACAGCAGCCTCGAAGCCTCTGCCCTGTCCACAGCCATGGGCTATCTCGCGCAGCGCTGCACCGTCTGCGCCAAGATCCTCGACAGTGACGGTAAGGTCTTGGCGATCAACAAGCGTGGGCTCGAATTGCTGAACGTCGATGCAGAGACGATCTGCGGTCAGGTCTGGACGACCTTCTGGGATGGCGCCGAGCGCGACAAGGCCGAGGCCACCGTGCGCAGCGCCTTCGACGGCAAGCCCGCAAGCTTCATCGGCGCGTTCAGCGGGCCGACGACGGGCGAAAGCATCTGGGAGGTCGAGATCGTCCCGCTCGACTGGCAGGACGGCAAGGTCAGCCGCGTTCTGGCGCTGTCGTCGCTGATGGTCGGCCAAGCCCCGGGCGGCAACCGCAGCGAGCAGACCTTCGAAGACCGGGGCATGCTGACCTCGCTAAGCGAGCTTTTCCACACGCTGAGCAATCTCACCGCCGTGACCACCAGCGCCGCCAACATCCTGCGCCGTGGCGTCGATCCCGAGCGGGCGGAGACGCTGGCCGACGCGCTGACGGACGCCGGGGAGAAAGCCGCCGCCGCGGTGGACAGCATGCGCGCGCAGATCGGCAGCGACAAAAAGAACGAGGGCAAGGCGGCCTGA
- a CDS encoding Y-family DNA polymerase, with amino-acid sequence MAKRLLSIWFPRLASDISLRRRPVEGPFALTLRSGNADHLHCVSPRAQAQGLARGMALADARALCPDLATRPADLGREAAALSGLLRWAGRYAPLVARDGSDGLIADVTGVPHLFGGEAALRADLHGRLARIGLAAQSAIAGSRGGAFALARHGGGILPEGALAEGLGKLPVSALRIDHDTAETLSRVGLGRIADLIPLPRAPLAKRFGPALVMRLDQALGTRSEPVDAAPEPPHFGVRMTLPDPIGLQEDVMAGLTRLLERLCDKLGTHQHGARRLLLELHRVDRETAQVRVGLARPMRDPARIAALFERGVGEVEAGFGIDAMRLCAEVTEPLPPEQLGSGKTLGGPKPRSEDALADLISRLGNRLGFEQVQRLLPAQSDIPERSFLLAPAAYSEAEAPPPRRGPPRPLLLFPPEMVTGARGAQPGHPPAQFRWRNMRFSTLRATGPERIAPEWWFDDPVWRSGIRDYWRIETREGPRLWLFHTPQVAGWDAGGAQDWFVQGEFA; translated from the coding sequence ATGGCGAAACGGCTGCTTTCCATCTGGTTTCCGCGGCTGGCCAGCGACATCAGCCTGCGCAGACGGCCCGTTGAGGGGCCCTTTGCCCTGACCCTGCGGTCGGGCAATGCCGATCATCTGCATTGCGTCTCGCCGCGCGCGCAGGCGCAGGGGCTGGCGCGCGGCATGGCGCTGGCCGATGCGCGGGCGCTCTGCCCCGATCTGGCCACCCGCCCCGCCGATCTGGGGCGCGAGGCGGCGGCGCTCTCGGGCCTGCTTCGCTGGGCCGGGCGCTACGCGCCGCTGGTGGCGCGGGACGGCAGTGACGGGCTCATCGCCGATGTCACCGGCGTGCCGCATCTCTTCGGCGGCGAGGCAGCGCTGCGCGCCGATCTGCATGGCCGGCTGGCGCGCATCGGGCTGGCGGCGCAAAGCGCCATCGCCGGCAGCCGCGGCGGGGCCTTCGCCCTCGCCCGTCACGGCGGCGGCATCCTCCCCGAGGGCGCGCTGGCCGAGGGGCTGGGCAAACTGCCGGTCTCGGCGCTGCGCATCGACCATGACACCGCCGAGACGCTTTCCCGCGTCGGGCTCGGGCGCATCGCCGATCTCATCCCGCTGCCCCGCGCGCCGCTGGCCAAACGCTTTGGCCCGGCGCTGGTGATGCGACTCGATCAGGCGCTCGGCACCCGCTCCGAGCCGGTGGACGCCGCGCCCGAGCCGCCGCATTTCGGCGTCCGCATGACCCTGCCCGATCCCATCGGCCTGCAGGAGGATGTGATGGCCGGTCTGACCCGCCTGCTGGAACGGCTCTGCGACAAGCTCGGCACGCATCAGCACGGCGCGCGCCGCCTGCTGCTGGAGCTGCACCGCGTCGACCGCGAGACCGCGCAGGTCCGCGTCGGCCTCGCCCGCCCGATGCGCGATCCCGCGCGCATCGCGGCGCTGTTCGAAAGGGGCGTGGGCGAGGTGGAGGCCGGTTTCGGCATCGACGCCATGCGGCTCTGCGCCGAGGTCACCGAGCCGCTGCCGCCCGAACAGCTTGGGTCCGGAAAAACTCTGGGCGGCCCGAAGCCGCGCAGCGAGGATGCGCTGGCCGATCTCATCTCGCGGCTCGGCAACCGGCTGGGCTTTGAGCAGGTGCAGCGTCTGCTGCCCGCGCAGAGCGACATCCCCGAGCGCAGCTTCCTGCTCGCCCCCGCCGCCTATTCCGAGGCCGAAGCGCCGCCGCCCCGGCGCGGCCCGCCGCGCCCGCTGCTGCTGTTCCCGCCCGAGATGGTCACCGGCGCGCGCGGCGCGCAGCCCGGCCATCCGCCCGCGCAGTTCCGCTGGCGCAACATGCGCTTTTCCACCCTGCGCGCCACCGGGCCCGAGCGGATCGCCCCTGAATGGTGGTTCGACGATCCCGTATGGCGCTCCGGCATCCGCGACTACTGGCGCATCGAGACGCGCGAGGGCCCGCGGCTGTGGCTCTTTCACACGCCGCAGGTGGCGGGCTGGGACGCGGGCGGGGCGCAGGACTGGTTCGTGCAGGGGGAATTCGCATGA
- a CDS encoding error-prone DNA polymerase, with protein MTPYAELCVTSNFTFLTGASHPEELVTRAAELGLEAIAITDRNSVAGVVRAFSALKELERLRGEALEAAQAEAREAPAIRSQSLTDPSSRQRVAQTAPGPAPMLPPERPLPRLIAGARLVLTDSALDWLALPCDVAAWARLTRLLSLGKRRAEKGECHLTRADLHAASEGMILIALPPDPLEPDSRQLDPELREMLRRCPGRAYIGAAPVYDGRDQIRLDHLARLSQQTGLPLVAVGDVLMHRSARRPLADVLTCLREGCTIDNIGTRRLTNGERRLKSGAEMARLFHRYPAALRRTAEIADRCAFRLDELRYQYPDEAQNGEPAQDRLERLSREGLHWRYPAGPPPKIVHRVEKELRLIGEMGYAPYFLTVHDIVAFARSRGILCQGRGSAANSVVCYLLGVTEVPPESITLIFERFISKERGEPPDIDVDFEHERREEVIQWIYDRYGRERAGLTATVIHFRSRAAIREVGKVMGLSQDVIARLAGQIWGWSSSAPDEDRMRDAGIDPSDDRVLMTAKLIEEIIGFPRHLSQHVGGFVITHGRLDELCPIENAAMDDRTVIEWDKDDIDALGLLKVDILALGMLTCIRKAFGLLVQHRGQHLTLANVPTEDPKVYDMLCRADAIGVFQVESRAQLNFLPRMLPRRFYDLVCEVAIVRPGPIQGGMVHPFINRRQGKEPVEDLGPAMMEVLGRTYGVPLFQEQAMQIAVVAAGFTPAEADRLRRSLATFKRMGTIGAFRDRFVSGMLARGYAGDFAERCFTQIEGFGSYGFPESHAASFARLVYISAWLKKHHQAIFTCALLNAQPMGFYAPAQLVRDAREHGVEVRPVSVNHSDWDNTLEPRPDGSLALRLGFRQIKGLREEDAAWIVAARGNGYPDVESLWRRAGVKPAALERLAEGDGFAAIGLTRRDALWAAKALRAPKPLPLFGEDGEGAAEPDVVLPAMTLGQEVVEDYLSLRLSLRAHPMELLRPRLPESLPHERFGSVPHRQRITATGLVITRQRPGTASGVIFLTLEDETGTANVVVWTKIYETFRKAVIAGRLLRVTGRLEREGVVTHLIAEHVEDLSPLLSELGGPIPIGATIETNDGRADETRRPVGGSARHPRDQAKKLFPSRDFH; from the coding sequence ATGACCCCCTATGCCGAGCTGTGCGTGACCAGCAATTTCACCTTCCTCACCGGCGCCTCGCACCCCGAGGAGCTGGTGACCCGCGCCGCCGAGCTGGGGCTCGAGGCGATCGCCATCACCGACCGCAATTCGGTGGCCGGGGTGGTGCGCGCCTTCTCGGCGCTGAAGGAGCTGGAGCGGCTGCGCGGTGAGGCGCTGGAGGCGGCGCAGGCCGAAGCGCGCGAGGCCCCGGCGATCCGCTCGCAGTCGCTGACCGACCCGTCGAGCCGCCAGCGCGTGGCGCAGACCGCCCCCGGCCCGGCCCCGATGCTGCCCCCCGAGCGCCCCTTGCCCCGGCTCATCGCGGGCGCGCGGCTGGTGCTGACCGACAGCGCGCTCGACTGGCTCGCCCTGCCCTGCGACGTCGCCGCATGGGCGCGGCTGACGCGGCTGCTGTCCTTGGGCAAGCGCCGCGCCGAAAAAGGCGAGTGCCATCTCACCCGCGCCGATCTGCACGCCGCATCCGAGGGGATGATCCTCATCGCCCTGCCGCCCGATCCGCTGGAGCCCGACAGCCGGCAGCTTGACCCTGAGCTGCGCGAGATGCTGCGGCGCTGCCCGGGCCGGGCCTATATCGGCGCAGCCCCGGTCTATGACGGGCGCGACCAGATACGGCTCGACCATCTTGCCCGGCTGTCGCAGCAGACCGGCCTGCCGCTGGTGGCGGTGGGGGATGTGCTGATGCACCGCTCGGCCCGGCGTCCGCTGGCCGATGTGCTGACCTGCCTGCGCGAGGGCTGCACCATCGACAACATCGGCACCCGGCGGCTGACCAATGGCGAGCGGCGGCTGAAGTCCGGCGCCGAGATGGCCCGGCTCTTCCACCGCTACCCCGCCGCCCTGCGCCGCACCGCCGAGATCGCCGATCGCTGCGCCTTCCGCCTCGACGAGCTGCGCTATCAATACCCGGACGAGGCGCAGAACGGCGAGCCCGCGCAGGACCGGCTGGAGCGGCTCTCGCGCGAGGGGCTGCACTGGCGCTACCCCGCAGGGCCGCCGCCGAAGATCGTGCACCGGGTGGAAAAGGAACTGCGGCTGATCGGCGAGATGGGCTATGCGCCCTATTTCCTGACCGTGCATGACATCGTCGCCTTTGCCCGTTCGCGCGGCATCCTGTGTCAGGGGCGCGGCTCGGCGGCGAACTCTGTGGTGTGCTACCTGCTTGGCGTCACCGAGGTGCCGCCCGAGAGCATCACGCTGATCTTCGAGCGCTTCATCTCGAAGGAACGCGGCGAGCCGCCCGACATCGACGTGGATTTCGAGCATGAGCGCCGCGAGGAGGTGATCCAGTGGATCTATGACCGCTACGGGCGCGAGCGCGCCGGGCTCACCGCCACGGTGATCCATTTCCGCTCGCGCGCGGCGATCCGCGAGGTGGGCAAGGTGATGGGGCTGAGCCAGGACGTGATCGCGCGGCTCGCCGGGCAGATCTGGGGCTGGTCATCCTCCGCCCCCGACGAGGACCGCATGCGTGACGCCGGGATCGACCCGAGCGACGACCGGGTGCTGATGACCGCCAAGCTGATCGAAGAGATCATCGGCTTTCCGCGGCATCTGTCGCAGCACGTCGGCGGCTTCGTCATCACCCACGGGCGGCTCGACGAGCTGTGCCCGATCGAGAACGCGGCGATGGACGACCGCACGGTGATCGAATGGGACAAGGACGACATCGACGCGCTGGGGCTGTTGAAGGTCGATATCCTTGCGCTGGGGATGCTGACCTGCATCCGCAAGGCCTTTGGCCTGCTGGTGCAGCACCGGGGCCAGCATCTGACGCTGGCCAATGTTCCCACCGAAGATCCAAAGGTCTATGACATGCTCTGCCGCGCCGATGCCATCGGGGTGTTTCAGGTGGAAAGCCGGGCGCAGCTGAACTTCCTGCCGCGGATGCTGCCGCGACGGTTCTACGATCTGGTGTGCGAGGTCGCCATCGTGCGCCCCGGCCCCATTCAGGGCGGCATGGTGCATCCTTTCATCAACCGCCGTCAGGGCAAGGAGCCGGTCGAAGACCTTGGCCCGGCGATGATGGAGGTGCTGGGCCGCACCTACGGCGTGCCGCTGTTTCAGGAGCAGGCGATGCAGATCGCCGTGGTCGCCGCCGGTTTCACCCCCGCCGAGGCCGACCGGCTGCGCCGCAGCCTCGCCACCTTCAAGCGCATGGGCACCATCGGCGCCTTCCGCGACCGCTTCGTTTCCGGGATGCTGGCGCGCGGCTATGCCGGGGATTTCGCCGAGCGCTGCTTTACTCAGATCGAGGGCTTCGGCAGCTACGGCTTTCCCGAAAGCCATGCCGCCAGCTTCGCGCGGCTGGTCTATATCTCGGCATGGCTGAAGAAGCACCATCAGGCGATCTTCACCTGCGCGCTGCTCAACGCCCAGCCCATGGGGTTCTATGCCCCTGCCCAGCTGGTGCGCGACGCGCGCGAGCATGGCGTCGAGGTGCGGCCGGTGTCGGTGAACCATTCCGACTGGGACAACACGCTCGAGCCGCGCCCCGATGGCAGCCTCGCCCTGCGGCTGGGGTTTCGCCAGATCAAGGGGCTGCGCGAGGAGGATGCGGCGTGGATCGTCGCGGCGCGCGGCAACGGCTATCCCGATGTGGAAAGCCTCTGGCGCCGCGCCGGGGTGAAGCCTGCGGCGCTGGAGCGGCTGGCCGAGGGCGACGGCTTTGCCGCCATCGGCCTCACCCGGCGCGATGCGCTCTGGGCCGCCAAGGCGCTGCGCGCACCCAAACCCCTGCCGCTCTTTGGCGAGGATGGCGAAGGCGCCGCCGAGCCCGATGTGGTGCTGCCCGCCATGACGCTGGGACAGGAGGTGGTCGAGGATTACCTCTCGCTGCGCCTGAGCTTGCGCGCCCACCCGATGGAGCTTTTGCGCCCGCGGCTGCCGGAAAGCCTGCCGCATGAACGCTTCGGCAGCGTGCCACACCGCCAGCGCATCACCGCCACCGGGCTGGTGATCACCCGCCAGCGCCCCGGCACCGCCTCGGGGGTGATCTTTCTGACGCTGGAGGATGAGACCGGCACCGCAAATGTGGTGGTCTGGACGAAGATCTACGAGACCTTCCGCAAGGCGGTGATCGCGGGCCGCCTGCTGCGCGTCACTGGCCGGCTCGAGCGCGAGGGCGTGGTCACGCATCTGATCGCCGAACACGTCGAGGACCTGTCGCCTCTGCTGTCGGAACTGGGCGGGCCGATCCCCATCGGAGCCACCATAGAAACCAACGACGGGCGCGCCGATGAGACGCGCAGGCCGGTCGGCGGCAGTGCGAGGCACCCGCGGGATCAAGCGAAAAAGCTCTTTCCCAGCAGGGACTTTCACTGA
- a CDS encoding RDD family protein: MYSDATYSQLPDPVHQRAFYESVALKRGMAWVIDTMIVAVLVFIALLFTAFLGVFIFFAIWMVISFGYRVATLANGSATWGMRLMAIEFRDWQGQRFGLPQALLHTLGYTVSVSIAPLQIVSIVCMLATERGQGLTDLALGTVALNRRAM, encoded by the coding sequence ATGTATTCCGACGCGACCTATTCGCAGCTTCCCGACCCCGTGCACCAGCGCGCCTTTTACGAAAGCGTGGCGCTCAAGCGCGGCATGGCCTGGGTCATAGATACGATGATCGTTGCCGTGCTGGTCTTCATCGCGCTGCTGTTCACCGCCTTTCTGGGCGTGTTCATCTTCTTCGCCATCTGGATGGTGATCAGCTTCGGCTATCGCGTCGCGACGCTGGCCAATGGCTCGGCCACCTGGGGCATGCGCCTGATGGCCATCGAATTCCGCGACTGGCAGGGCCAGCGCTTCGGCCTGCCGCAGGCGTTGCTGCACACGCTGGGCTATACGGTCTCGGTCTCGATCGCGCCGCTGCAGATCGTCTCGATCGTCTGCATGCTGGCCACCGAACGCGGTCAGGGCCTCACCGACCTCGCGCTTGGTACCGTGGCGCTGAACCGCCGCGCGATGTGA
- a CDS encoding DUF2852 domain-containing protein, producing MTAASQHYTQPANPGWLRRAEFWLDQRGKPAWIVAMILGFMIFWPIGLALLAYMIWSKRMFGKSCRHRRSERHTAFQHGFNAMRPSGNAAFDAYKADTLRRLEDEQKSFEDFLQRLREARDKAEFDQFMDERSRIAREEREKGETEEA from the coding sequence ATGACCGCCGCCTCGCAGCACTACACTCAGCCCGCCAACCCCGGCTGGCTCAGACGTGCCGAGTTCTGGCTCGACCAGCGGGGCAAACCCGCGTGGATCGTCGCCATGATCCTCGGTTTCATGATTTTCTGGCCCATTGGCCTCGCCCTTCTTGCCTATATGATCTGGAGCAAACGCATGTTCGGAAAGTCCTGCCGCCACCGCCGCTCGGAGCGTCACACCGCCTTCCAGCACGGGTTCAACGCCATGCGTCCCAGCGGCAACGCCGCCTTCGACGCCTATAAGGCCGACACGCTGCGCCGCCTCGAGGACGAGCAGAAGAGCTTTGAGGACTTCCTGCAGCGTCTGCGCGAAGCCCGCGACAAGGCCGAATTCGACCAGTTCATGGACGAACGCTCGCGCATCGCCCGCGAAGAGCGCGAAAAAGGCGAAACCGAAGAGGCCTGA
- a CDS encoding arginyltransferase — MRHSLPLAPQFYVTAPQPCPYLPGRMERKLFTALQGDSAEKLNDSLSKQGFRRSQNVLYRPSCSECSACLSARIDVRRFAPSKSQRRSLKRNAFLQRRASSPWATEDQFELFRRYLDARHADGGMADMDIFEFAAMIEETPIRSRVVEYTDGDRGDLAAVCLTDVLDDGLSMVYSFYDPELPKAGLGTWMILDHIDIAREAGLPYVYLGYWVPGSPKMGYKAQFSALEIYRRGRWEPMRGDDDYASETHPLSTDPIAEQVANISLPDSRG; from the coding sequence ATGCGCCATTCGCTGCCCCTCGCGCCGCAATTTTACGTCACGGCGCCGCAACCCTGCCCCTATCTGCCGGGCCGGATGGAGCGCAAGCTCTTCACCGCGCTGCAGGGCGACAGCGCGGAGAAACTCAACGACAGTCTTTCGAAGCAGGGCTTCCGCCGCTCGCAGAATGTGCTCTATCGCCCGTCCTGCTCGGAGTGCTCGGCCTGTCTCTCGGCGCGGATCGACGTGCGGCGCTTCGCCCCGTCGAAAAGCCAGCGCCGCTCGCTGAAGCGCAATGCCTTCCTGCAACGCCGCGCCTCGAGCCCTTGGGCCACCGAGGACCAGTTCGAGCTGTTCCGCCGCTATCTCGACGCGCGCCATGCCGATGGCGGCATGGCGGACATGGACATCTTCGAGTTCGCCGCGATGATCGAAGAGACCCCGATCCGCAGCCGGGTGGTGGAATACACCGACGGCGATCGGGGCGATCTGGCCGCCGTGTGCCTGACCGACGTGCTCGATGACGGGCTGTCGATGGTCTATTCCTTCTACGATCCCGAACTGCCCAAGGCCGGGCTCGGCACCTGGATGATCCTCGATCACATCGACATCGCGCGCGAGGCCGGGCTGCCCTATGTCTACTTGGGCTACTGGGTGCCCGGCTCGCCGAAGATGGGCTACAAGGCGCAATTCTCGGCGCTGGAGATCTACCGCCGCGGTCGGTGGGAGCCGATGCGTGGCGATGATGATTACGCCTCCGAGACCCACCCGCTGAGCACCGATCCGATCGCCGAGCAGGTGGCCAATATCTCGCTGCCCGACAGCCGGGGCTGA
- a CDS encoding HWE histidine kinase domain-containing protein, translating into MNDSFISTDTPVDLTNCDREPIHLLGNVQSFAALIAISADWIVQHVSDNTGALLGLEAESLPGVSLTEKLPRDTVTKLREKLGGTSHDNAVARIFSMDVFEDGRLFDVSAHQSGPSFIFEFEPKVRDAEEDELALVTPMLRRVSAQKDLVSASEEAAQQLRALTGFDRVMVYQFGPEGDGTVIAEAKDGADAETYMGLHFPASDIPRQARALYKRSLLRLIADVDDEVSPIVPQQSPEGRPLDLSLSMSRAVSPIHLEYLRNMKVRASMSVSIIIRGELWGLFACHHRAPLHVDYERRTAVELLAQFFAYELERQEAKATSDTVGRAQRLHDRLMMQVSSGEGLAHSFPNIAREIGKVIPFDGIALYSDGDYSTQGSAPSKEQFQTIARFLNTAAASRVYATDCLSARLKSMDSLLPDCAGILAIPVSRTPRDYIVLFRSEVMRQVKWAGNPNKPVEVGPMGARLTPRKSFETWKQDVAGRSETWSQTALKAAEAIRVTLLEVVLKLSDEVNAERKRAQDQQELLIAELNHRVRNVLGLIRSLVGQSRRSAQTIEEFTAAVDGRIHALAQAHDQLTSTEWHPVALRELLKVELGAYIAGEEHRVTITGKPVLLAPEAFSTMALVLHELVTNSVKYGALSVPAGRVDVALERLPDGLQRIAWTETGGPAVRAPERRGFGTTIIEKSIPFELKGKAEVHFEVTGLRAEFLLPERYVTEAPDPAPIEAAAAPEAPAVSEDGISGVALVVEDNMIIAMDAADILSDLGAETVHTASSVAEAMRIIDAHPVQVAVLDVNLGSETSLPVAEMLAARGVPFVLASGYAGQSDWLSRFPKAPMTSKPFTIETLTKAVARLAK; encoded by the coding sequence GAAAAGCTTGGCGGCACCAGCCACGACAACGCGGTAGCGCGCATCTTCTCTATGGATGTTTTCGAAGACGGGCGACTGTTCGACGTCAGCGCGCATCAATCCGGGCCGAGCTTTATCTTCGAGTTCGAACCCAAGGTGCGCGACGCCGAGGAGGACGAACTGGCCCTTGTCACGCCGATGCTGCGCCGGGTTTCGGCGCAGAAGGATCTGGTCAGCGCCTCCGAGGAAGCGGCGCAGCAGTTGCGCGCCCTGACCGGCTTTGACCGGGTGATGGTCTATCAGTTCGGCCCCGAGGGCGACGGAACGGTGATCGCCGAGGCCAAGGACGGCGCGGACGCCGAAACCTATATGGGGCTGCATTTCCCCGCCTCCGACATCCCGCGTCAGGCGCGGGCACTTTATAAGCGCAGCCTGCTGCGGCTGATCGCCGACGTGGATGACGAGGTCTCGCCCATTGTCCCGCAGCAAAGCCCCGAGGGGCGACCGCTTGATCTGTCGCTTTCGATGTCACGGGCGGTGTCGCCGATCCATCTAGAGTATCTGCGCAACATGAAGGTGCGCGCCTCGATGTCGGTGTCGATCATCATTCGCGGCGAGCTTTGGGGGCTTTTCGCCTGCCATCACCGCGCGCCGCTGCATGTCGACTACGAGCGCCGCACGGCGGTGGAGCTTCTGGCGCAGTTCTTCGCCTATGAGCTGGAGCGGCAGGAAGCCAAGGCGACCAGCGACACGGTGGGGCGGGCGCAACGCCTGCATGACCGGCTGATGATGCAGGTCAGCTCGGGCGAGGGGCTTGCGCACAGCTTCCCGAACATTGCGCGAGAGATCGGCAAGGTGATCCCTTTCGACGGCATCGCGCTTTATTCCGACGGTGATTATTCGACGCAGGGGTCCGCCCCGTCGAAAGAGCAGTTCCAGACCATCGCGCGGTTTCTCAACACCGCTGCGGCCAGCCGGGTCTATGCGACCGACTGCCTGTCGGCGCGGCTGAAGTCTATGGACAGCCTGCTGCCCGATTGCGCCGGTATCCTTGCCATTCCAGTCTCGCGCACGCCGCGCGATTACATCGTGCTGTTCCGCTCCGAGGTGATGCGGCAGGTCAAATGGGCGGGCAATCCCAACAAGCCGGTCGAGGTCGGCCCGATGGGCGCGCGGCTGACCCCGCGCAAGAGCTTCGAGACGTGGAAGCAGGATGTGGCGGGTCGGTCCGAGACTTGGTCGCAGACCGCGCTGAAGGCCGCCGAGGCGATCCGCGTGACGCTGCTTGAGGTGGTGCTGAAGCTGTCGGACGAGGTCAACGCCGAGCGCAAGCGCGCACAGGACCAGCAGGAACTGCTGATCGCCGAGCTCAATCACCGGGTGCGCAACGTGCTGGGGCTGATCCGCTCGCTGGTCGGCCAGTCGCGACGTTCGGCGCAGACCATCGAAGAGTTCACCGCCGCTGTCGACGGGCGTATCCACGCGCTGGCGCAGGCGCATGATCAGTTGACCTCGACCGAATGGCATCCGGTGGCTTTGCGCGAGCTGCTGAAGGTCGAACTGGGGGCCTATATCGCGGGCGAAGAGCACCGCGTGACGATCACCGGAAAGCCGGTGCTGCTGGCGCCCGAGGCGTTCTCGACCATGGCGCTCGTTCTGCATGAGCTTGTCACCAACTCGGTCAAATACGGTGCTCTTTCGGTGCCGGCGGGCCGTGTGGATGTGGCGCTCGAGCGGCTGCCCGACGGGCTGCAGCGCATCGCTTGGACCGAGACCGGCGGCCCTGCCGTGCGGGCGCCCGAACGGCGGGGTTTTGGCACCACGATCATCGAGAAATCCATTCCCTTCGAGCTCAAGGGCAAGGCCGAGGTGCATTTCGAGGTGACCGGCCTGCGCGCCGAGTTTCTGCTGCCAGAACGCTATGTCACCGAGGCGCCTGATCCGGCCCCCATCGAGGCGGCGGCGGCACCGGAGGCCCCTGCGGTCAGCGAAGACGGCATCTCGGGCGTGGCGCTGGTGGTCGAGGACAATATGATCATCGCCATGGACGCCGCCGATATTCTGTCGGACCTCGGAGCCGAGACGGTGCACACCGCCTCTTCGGTGGCCGAGGCCATGCGCATCATCGACGCGCATCCGGTGCAGGTGGCGGTGCTCGACGTGAACCTCGGGTCGGAAACCAGCCTGCCGGTGGCCGAGATGCTGGCGGCGCGCGGTGTGCCCTTCGTGCTGGCCAGCGGCTATGCCGGGCAGTCGGATTGGCTGTCGCGCTTCCCCAAAGCACCGATGACCAGCAAGCCCTTCACCATTGAGACGCTGACCAAGGCGGTGGCGCGGCTGGCCAAGTGA